A section of the Oreochromis niloticus isolate F11D_XX linkage group LG9, O_niloticus_UMD_NMBU, whole genome shotgun sequence genome encodes:
- the LOC100710463 gene encoding myosin regulatory light chain 2, smooth muscle minor isoform yields the protein MSSKRAKGKTTKKRPQRATSNVFAMFDQSQIQEFKEAFNMIDQNRDGFVDKEDLHDMLASLGKNPNDDYLEAMMNEAPGPINFTMFLTMFGEKLNGTDPEDVIRNAFACFDEEGTGFIQEDYLRELLTTMGDRFTDEEVDELFREAPIDKKNNFNYVEFTRILKHGAKDKDD from the exons ATGTCTAGCAAAAGGGCTAAGGGAAAGACCACGAAGAAGCGCCCTCAGCGCGCCACCTCCAATGTCTTCGCCATGTTTGACCAGTCCCAGATTCAGGAGTTCAAGGAGGCCTTCAACATGATCGACCAGAACAGAGATGGGTTCGTCGACAAAGAGGACCTCCACGACATGCTTGCCTCACTGG GCAAAAATCCCAACGATGACTACCTGGAGGCCATGATGAATGAAGCTCCTGGGCCCATCAACTTCACCATGTTCCTCACCATGTTTGGAGAGAAGCTCAATGGCACAGACCCAGAGGATGTGATCAGGAATGCATTTGCTTGCTTTGATGAGGAGGGGACAG GTTTCATCCAGGAAGATTACCTCAGGGAGCTGCTCACAACAATGGGTGATCGGTTTACAGATGAGGAGGTGGATGAGCTCTTCAGGGAGGCCCCCATTGACAAGAAGAATAATTTCAACTATGTGGAGTTCACACGCATCCTAAAGCACGGAGCCAAGGATAAGGACGATTAA
- the fastkd3 gene encoding FAST kinase domain-containing protein 3, mitochondrial, which translates to MALKLIQRFPFRIRCYPVGSVRPLSTSSQSLCVNCLCTSAGRCIRIRGCRKLLQDSLTRSLTTIVREPAFISSSSVGIHRDSVPRFCLTQLHRPTAIEEQSFLHRLETCSSSRQVFRLLRSVEIVSDTMVAAALHRVADLEQEGGALNNPTVLEEATIRALCFQLEQDSGRLTDAGLVSALLACTRLYLDPWSTLMVRLMSESQARLDRGEMTIGELCTLGQAMLAIEGPGSVMLEQLMEQIQRQELSNWSLADLVAVYRLLQGGVGVDGKYRDLLNAMHSHAVTVTSRMDPAAVSGVLGALVTLNQMQAMPLVINLCKQAVRHVPHFTDEELTHVLGALMHFGHSDHYFMEAMEKYVPTVAFTSHPETITKVMQFFGRRNILSPPVFDAIAESFVYRADDYSTSQVARQIMAFGKLGYLPPNAGQVFGKVETILHTRFSQFQPRMLLNLLHACTLVERFPVNFVSKVFSSYFLQQLQEQGMGIERGVLAQLTQLYMTVKLECPFYEGPKLLPKYRVKSFLMSGRSLETPVDPHLYNSVKTGLVDLLGDRSYFGSKVLTPYCYTLDVEIKLDEEGYVLPASQTDDVYKRIALCIDGQKRFTSNLRQLLGKEAIKQRHLRLLGYEVVQIPYFEYEKLQSKNSMVEYLHQKIFPHTYRLSW; encoded by the exons ATGGCTCTGAAGCTGATTCAGAGGTTTCCGTTCAGGATCCGATGTTACCCTGTTGGATCCGTCAGGCCTCTGAGTACCAGTAGCCAGTCCTTATGTGTAAATTGCCTGTGTACATCAGCCGGCCGGTGTATCAGGATACGGGGCTGCCGGAAGCTACTACAGGACAGCTTGACGAGGAGTCTGACCACCATCGTCAGGGAGCCTGCCTTCATCTCCAGCAGCTCAGTGGGAATCCACAGAGATTCGGTCCCTCGGTTTTGTCTGACCCAGCTGCATCGACCCACAGCTATAGAGGAGCAAAGTTTCCTGCACCGCCTGGAGACCTGCTCCTCCTCCAGGCAGGTTTTCAGACTGCTGCGCTCAGTGGAAATCGTGTCTGACACCATGGTCGCAGCAGCCCTTCACCGTGTGGCCGACCTGGAGCAGGAGGGTGGTGCTCTGAACAACCCCACTGTGTTGGAAGAGGCCACTATCAGGGCCCTGTGCTTCCAGCTGGAGCAGGACTCTGGACGGTTGACTGATGCTGGACTGGTTTCGGCTCTCTTGGCCTGCACACGGCTTTACTTGGACCCCTGGAGTACACTGATGGTGAGGCTCATGTCTGAGAGCCAGGCAAGGCTTGACAGGGGGGAGATGACCATAGGGGAACTGTGTACTCTGGGGCAGGCGATGCTGGCCATAGAGGGTCCAGGCAGTGTGATGCTGGAGCAGTTGATGGAGCAAATCCAGAGGCAGGAGCTTTCTAATTGGAGCCTAGCAGACCTTgttgctgtttatagacttctgCAAGGTGGTGTGGGTGTAGATGGAAAATACAGGGACCTCCTGAATGCCATGCACAGCCACGCTGTGACTGTTACTTCCCGTATGGATCCTGCTGCTGTCAGCGGGGTGCTAGGCGCTCTCGTAACCCTGAATCAGATGCAGGCCATGCCTCTTGTGATCAATCTGTGTAAGCAGGCTGTGCGGCATGTGCCTCACTTCACCGATGAGGAGCTCACCCATGTACTTGGGGCATTAATGCACTTTGGTCACAGTGATCATTACTTTATGGAGGCGATGGAGAAATATGTTCCTACAGTGGCCTTCACCTCCCACCCAGAGACAATTACTAAAGTGATGCAGTTCTTTGGACGCAGGAACATCCTTTCCCCGCCTGTCTTTGATGCCATTGCTGAGAGCTTTGTGTACCGAGCAGATGACTACAGCACCAGCCAGGTGGCCAGGCAGATAATGGCTTTTGGGAAGCTGGGATACCTCCCACCCAATGCGGGTCAGGTGTTCGGGAAAGTAGAAACTATCCTACACACGCGTTTCTCACAGTTCCAGCCTCGAATGCTGCTCAACCTGCTCCATGCCTGCACCCTGGTGGAGAGGTTCCCTGTTAATTTTGTCTCCAAAGTTTTCAGCAGTTACTTCCTCCAGCAGCTGCAAG AGCAAGGCATGGGAATTGAGCGGGGTGTTCTGGCACAACTGACTCAGCTCTACATGACTGTAAAGTTGGAGTGTCCCTTCTATGAG GGTCCCAAACTCCTTCCAAAATACCGCGTCAAGTCTTTCCTCATGTCTGGACGCTCTCTGGAGACACCAGTGGATCCACATCtgtacaactctgtgaaaactgGATTGGTCGATTTGCTCGGGGATCGTTCATACTTTGGATCAAAAGTTCTGACGCCGTACTGCTACACACTCG ATGTTGAGATAAAACTTGATGAAGAGGGATATGTGCTGCCTGCCAGCCAAACTGATGATGTATACAAAAG GATCGCTCTGTGTATCGATGGACAAAAGAGGTTCACTTCAAACTTGAGGCAGCTTCTTGGAAAAGAGGCCATCAAGCAGCGGCATCTGCGCCTTCTGGGATATGAAGTTGTTCAG aTTCCTTACTTTGAGtatgaaaagctgcaaagcaAGAACAGCATGGTGGAGTATCTACACCAAAAAATCTTCCCTCACACCTACAGGCTCAGCTGGTGA
- the chmp5b gene encoding charged multivesicular body protein 5, protein MNRIFGKGKAKGPPPNLTDCIGSVDSRAESIDKKIARLDAELVKYKDQMKKMRDGPSKNMVKQKAMRVLKQKRMYESQRDNLMQQSFNMEQTNYTIQNLKDTKTTVDAMKVGLKDMKKAYKNVKIDKIEDLQDQLEDMMEDANEIQEAMSRSYGTPDIDEDDLEAELDALGDELLMDDDSSYLDEASSAPSIPEGLPGEKSNRDGVLVDEFGLPQIPAS, encoded by the exons ATGAATCGCATATTTGGCAAAGGAAAAGCTAAAGGTCCGCCGCCGAACCTGACGGACTGCATCGGAAGC GTGGATTCTCGGGCGGAATCCATTGATAAGAAAATCGCCAGACTAGATGCTGAACTTGTGAAGTACAAAGATCAGATGAAAAAGATGAGAGATGGGCCTTCAAAG AACATGGTCAAGCAAAAGGCGATGAGAGTGctcaagcagaagagaat GTATGAAAGCCAGAGAGACAATCTTATGCAGCAGTCGTTCAACATGGAGCAAACAAACTACACGATCCAAAACCTGAAGGACACTAAAACTACA gttGATGCCATGAAAGTTGGCCTCAAAGACATGAAGAAGGCTTATAAGAATGTGAAGATTGATAAAATTGAG gATCTCCAAGACCAGCTGGAGGACATGATGGAGGATGCCAATGAGATCCAGGAAGCGATGAGCAGAAGCTATGGCACGCCTGACATCGACGAGGACGACTTGGAAGCAG AGCTGGACGCTCTGGGAGATGAGCTGCTGATGGATGACGACAGCTCCTACCTCGACGAGGCCTCATCTGCTCCTTCCATCCCAGAGGGCCTGCCCGGCGAAAAGTCAAACAGG GATGGTGTCCTGGTAGACGAGTTTGGCCTTCCTCAGATCCCAGCTTCTTAA
- the LOC100711263 gene encoding delta-type opioid receptor: protein MESTPIEIYKEDTKCLSSLLEDCLANSTAWVSGYSDSRNVTHDDDSWEQESMSPIIPIITAVYSVVFVVGLLGNCLVMYVIIRYTKMKTATNIYIFNLALADALVTTTMPFQSTDYLLNTWPFGEVVCKVFISIDYYNMFTSIFTLTMMSVDRYVAVCHPVKALDFRTPLKAKMINVCIWILSSAAGIPAFVLGGTQTNSDITECALQFPDPYTKWDTLMKILVFVFAFVVPVLIITVCYSLMVLRLKSVRMLSGSREKDRNLRRITRLVVVVVAVFVVCWTPIHIFILVKALVTVPETTAIMAAYFFCVALGYTNSSLNPVLYAFLDENFKRCFKDFCLSAKLKGEKVSGSKKAPSTVREAAVPLENPDGTGKPT, encoded by the exons ATGGAAAGCACTCCAATTGAAATTTACAAAGAAGACACCAAGTGCCTCTCCTCGCTGCTGGAAGACTGTCTGGCGAATTCAACTGCTTGGGTATCCGGATACTCTGACAGCCGCAATGTGACCCACGATGATGATAGCTGGGAGCAGGAGAGCATGTCTCCCATCATCCCCATCATCACCGCAGTGTACTCCGTGGTGTTTGTGGTCGGCTTGTTGGGCAACTGCCTCGTTATGTATGTGATCATCAG GTACACGAAGATGAAGACGGCCAccaatatttatattttcaacCTGGCGCTCGCCGACGCCCTCGTCACCACCACGATGCCATTCCAGAGCACTGACTACCTTCTGAATACGTGGCCCTTCGGCGAGGTGGTATGCAAGGTCTTCATCTCCATCGACTACTACAACATGTTTACCAGTATCTTCACCCTCACCATGATGAGTGTGGACCGCTACGTGGCCGTGTGTCACCCCGTGAAAGCCCTGGATTTCCGCACTCCCCTCAAGGCCAAGATGATAAACGTGTGCATCTGGATCTTGTCCTCGGCTGCAGGGATACCTGCTTTTGTGCTGGGCGGTACTCAGACGAACAGCG ACATAACAGAGTGCGCGTTGCAGTTCCCCGATCCCTACACAAAGTGGGACACACTGATGAAGATTTTAGTGTTTGTCTTTGCCTTCGTCGTGCCTGTGCTCATTATCACCGTGTGCTACTCCCTCATGGTCCTGAGGCTGAAGAGCGTCCGAATGTTGTCCGGCTCGAGGGAGAAGGATCGCAACTTGCGCCGGATCACGCGGTTGGTGGTGGTCGTGGTGGCCGTGTTTGTGGTCTGCTGGACGCCCATTCACATCTTCATCCTGGTCAAAGCTCTCGTCACCGTGCCGGAAACCACCGCCATCATGGCCGCCTACTTCTTCTGCGTGGCTCTGGGTTACACCAACAGCAGCCTCAATCCTGTCCTCTACGCCTTTCTGGATGAGAACTTCAAACGCTGCTTCAAAGACTTCTGCCTGTCAGCCAAACTGAAGGGGGAGAAGGTGTCAGGGAGCAAAAAGGCCCCCAGCACTGTGCGAGAGGCCGCTGTTCCCCTGGAGAACCCGGATGGGACTGGTAAGCCGACATGA